A single Gemmatimonadota bacterium DNA region contains:
- a CDS encoding hydrogenase: MGSPAPIKDPTMPAPVLGPGQTYTTVTQRLSALITNRTPLGWIAALLIAGGILQLLMLSATWLLIKGTGIWGLNIPVGWGWAIINFVWWIGIGHAGTLISAILLLMRQQWRNSINRFAEAMTIFAVMCAGMFPLLHTGRPWVAAYWLLPYPNTMSVWPQFRSPLIWDVFAVGTYFTVSLIFWYLGLIPDFATLRDKAKHKISQIIYGVLSMGWRGSAKHWFNYEMAALLLAGVSTPLVLSVHSIVSLDFSVGLIPGWHATIFPPYFVAGAVYAGFAMVLTLGLPIRYFYGLHDYITDRHLNNMGKVMLATGLIVAYGYAMEQFFAWYSASPYEGYMMKNRTFGPYSGTYWSLILCNVAIPQLLWIKKVRLSPIWLFIISMFINVGMWLERFIIVVTSLHRDFMPSSWDMYHSTPWDWGLYAGTIGFFLFMMILFIRVMPVINIFEIRQLVANKSKHAEAASADD; encoded by the coding sequence ATGGGTAGTCCTGCACCTATAAAAGATCCGACGATGCCGGCGCCGGTGCTCGGTCCGGGGCAGACCTATACAACGGTGACACAAAGACTCAGTGCGCTCATCACCAATCGCACGCCTTTGGGGTGGATTGCGGCACTGTTGATTGCAGGTGGTATTTTGCAGTTGTTGATGTTATCTGCGACCTGGCTGCTGATCAAAGGGACTGGCATCTGGGGCTTAAATATTCCCGTTGGCTGGGGCTGGGCAATTATCAACTTTGTCTGGTGGATCGGTATTGGGCACGCGGGCACATTGATTTCGGCTATTTTGTTACTCATGCGTCAGCAATGGCGCAATTCGATCAACCGATTTGCCGAAGCCATGACCATTTTTGCCGTCATGTGCGCCGGTATGTTTCCACTGTTGCACACGGGGCGTCCCTGGGTAGCGGCTTACTGGCTGTTGCCCTATCCCAATACAATGTCTGTGTGGCCGCAGTTCCGCAGTCCGCTAATATGGGATGTATTTGCCGTTGGCACCTACTTTACAGTATCTCTGATCTTCTGGTATCTGGGCTTAATTCCCGATTTTGCCACCCTGCGCGACAAGGCCAAACACAAAATTTCACAGATCATATACGGCGTATTGTCAATGGGATGGCGCGGATCCGCCAAGCACTGGTTCAACTATGAAATGGCCGCGCTGCTCTTAGCGGGTGTATCGACGCCGCTGGTACTATCCGTACACTCCATCGTGAGTTTGGACTTTTCCGTAGGCCTGATTCCCGGCTGGCATGCAACCATCTTTCCACCCTATTTTGTGGCGGGTGCTGTATATGCCGGTTTTGCAATGGTGCTGACGCTGGGGCTGCCCATTCGCTACTTTTACGGATTGCACGATTATATCACCGACCGTCACCTGAACAATATGGGCAAGGTGATGCTCGCCACCGGACTCATTGTGGCTTATGGCTATGCGATGGAGCAGTTTTTTGCCTGGTATAGTGCCAGCCCCTATGAAGGCTATATGATGAAAAATCGCACATTTGGCCCTTATTCCGGTACTTACTGGTCATTGATCTTGTGCAATGTGGCTATCCCACAATTATTGTGGATTAAAAAGGTGCGCCTGAGTCCGATATGGCTGTTCATCATTTCGATGTTCATCAATGTGGGAATGTGGCTCGAGCGATTTATCATTGTGGTGACGAGTCTCCACCGCGACTTTATGCCTTCGTCCTGGGATATGTATCACTCGACGCCGTGGGACTGGGGATTGTACGCAGGCACAATTGGATTTTTCCTCTTTATGATGATCCTGTTTATTCGGGTGATGCCCGTCATTAACATTTTTGAAATCCGCCAGTTGGTGGCAAATAAAAGCAAACATGCGGAAGCGGCTTCTGCCGATGATTAA
- a CDS encoding DUF3341 domain-containing protein has product MAENLYGLLAEFDGPDELLKAAKDSYAEGYRKMDAYSPMPIHDLSESMGYDKHRVPIIVLICAILGACSGFGLQYWVSVIDYPLNVGGRPLLSWPSFIPVTFELGVLFSAFGALIGMLILNGLPRPYHPVFNVPNFERASGDGFFLCIEAEDPKFDTSETRAFLESLKAKKVDDVEP; this is encoded by the coding sequence ATGGCTGAAAATTTATACGGTCTTTTGGCCGAATTTGACGGTCCCGACGAATTGCTCAAAGCTGCGAAAGATTCATATGCAGAAGGGTATCGCAAGATGGATGCTTATTCTCCAATGCCGATACACGATTTGTCGGAATCAATGGGTTATGACAAGCACCGCGTGCCCATCATTGTATTGATCTGCGCGATTCTCGGTGCCTGTTCAGGCTTTGGGCTTCAGTACTGGGTATCTGTAATCGACTATCCGCTCAATGTGGGTGGTCGGCCCCTTTTGAGCTGGCCCTCTTTTATTCCCGTGACATTTGAACTCGGCGTGCTATTTTCCGCTTTTGGTGCATTGATTGGCATGCTCATCCTCAATGGTTTGCCGCGTCCCTATCACCCGGTTTTCAATGTTCCCAATTTTGAACGCGCCTCTGGTGATGGTTTCTTTTTGTGTATCGAAGCCGAAGATCCCAAATTTGACACTTCCGAAACCCGTGCATTTCTCGAGAGCCTGAAAGCAAAAAAGGTAGATGATGTCGAACCGTAA